The DNA window AACCCGTACAACATTGCAAAGAAGTATGGAATGACTGTAGATGAATTGCTGAAGCTAAACCCGAAGCATAAAGATGGCAAATTGGCGATCGGAGATGTTTTAACCATAAAGTCAGAAAAAGCAGCAACTCCGGTTGTTACTAAAGCTGCTGTTGTTGAAAAAGCAAAAACAACTTCAAGTACTTCTTTAGGTAAAATTGTTTTGCAACCCAAGCAAACCATTTATGGAATTACCAAACAATACAGAATTTCTGAAAGCGATTTAAGAAAACTGAATCCTGAACTGGATTCTCACATGAAAATCGGAGACGAAATTACATTGCCTCTTGCCAGTATCAAAAAATACGCTGACGGGCAGCAGGTTATTGCTACGGAAAAACCGGCAGAAACAACTCCGGTTGAAAAACCTGTAGTAACAACAACTCCTGCTTCTGCAGATACTGAATCTTATGTTATTCAGGCAAAAGATAATTATTACAGAATTACAAAACAGTTTGGAATCACGCAACAGGATCTTTACGCTTTAAACCCAGGATTGGAGGAAAACGGCTTAAAACCCGGTGAAACCATTAAAATAAAAAAATCAACCACTACTACTACTGACTCTGTAGTAGCTGAACCTGTAAATCCAAAAGCAAAAATGGATTCAGGAAATGAAAAATCTTCGTCTACCAACACTTCTAACGTTGTGGCAGGTGACGATTATGTAACGTATACGGTTCAGCAGGGTGATACCGTATTCTCTATTGTCAACAGATTCGGAGTTTCAATCGATGAACTGATTGCGCTTAACCCGGATCTTTCTCACGGTCTTAAAACCGGAATGGTTCTAAGAATTAAGAAACAAGACGCAGCATACATTAAGAAAAACGGCGATGCTTTGAGCGTTATCTTAATGCTTCCATTCGGATACAGTACCAACGAAACTCAGTACAGAGCAATGGCTCTTGACTTTTTGACCGGAGCAAAGCTGGCTATTGAAAGAAATGCAAGAGGAGGGCAGAAACTTGATGTCAAAATAGTAGACTCAGGAAATGAAGCTTCATTTAAAAACTCTCTTACTCAAATCAATCCTGATAATACAGATCTTATTATCGGTCCATTCTTCAAGTCAAACGTAATTGATGTTCTGGACTTTACTAAAAATCAAAAAATCCCTGTAGTAGCACCTTTTGCTAATACTCCGGAACTATATAACTACAACAACCTGATTATTGTTGAAACCAACAATCAGACGTATGCAGATAAAATCATAGAAGAAGTAAAATCTGTATACTCAGATCAGAAAATCTATGTAGTGGCAGATACTAAAAAAGAAAATGCCAACTATATTAAAGCAGGCCTTGAAAAAGCTGTGAAAAATCCTAATATAGTTATCGTTAATTCTCCTTCAGATATTCAGGTAGACCAGAATATGATGACGGGGCAGGCAGCTCCTGTAATTGCTGTTTTAGCGAATGATGACATGGGAGAAGCTTTTGCCAACAAAATAATTGCTCTTTCTAAAGAAGCACAGGGTGTA is part of the Chryseobacterium lactis genome and encodes:
- a CDS encoding LysM peptidoglycan-binding domain-containing protein, encoding MIKRFFILSSLCMVLGVSAQKSHTVVQGDNPYNIAKKYGMTVDELLKLNPKHKDGKLAIGDVLTIKSEKAATPVVTKAAVVEKAKTTSSTSLGKIVLQPKQTIYGITKQYRISESDLRKLNPELDSHMKIGDEITLPLASIKKYADGQQVIATEKPAETTPVEKPVVTTTPASADTESYVIQAKDNYYRITKQFGITQQDLYALNPGLEENGLKPGETIKIKKSTTTTTDSVVAEPVNPKAKMDSGNEKSSSTNTSNVVAGDDYVTYTVQQGDTVFSIVNRFGVSIDELIALNPDLSHGLKTGMVLRIKKQDAAYIKKNGDALSVILMLPFGYSTNETQYRAMALDFLTGAKLAIERNARGGQKLDVKIVDSGNEASFKNSLTQINPDNTDLIIGPFFKSNVIDVLDFTKNQKIPVVAPFANTPELYNYNNLIIVETNNQTYADKIIEEVKSVYSDQKIYVVADTKKENANYIKAGLEKAVKNPNIVIVNSPSDIQVDQNMMTGQAAPVIAVLANDDMGEAFANKIIALSKEAQGVKAFSMFYSPVFEKKVDELSQVNLVYLMDRKINTDGNFEKEILAAYKTKYCKTPPKYAIVGFDVVNDMLTRENKKGEIFKQMNKVQTQLATKFEFVKSKANGAYVNTGYRVIRLVP